One Clostridium sp. CM027 genomic window carries:
- a CDS encoding AIPR family protein — MIEISYFRVGIENVYIPLRIVITQRDDIKNEITKATNNQSEVKKEQLEALSEFQRNLEVFYQTIDENDSNKLYYERRTNQYNTHSIQKTRIIDIPTQIKVFTSMFLNNPHGVSGYYGTIAKKMGNKIFKQGHKHLPYYTSALAYYKLESLFRTNRIDKSNKRMRYHILMAIRIISTKNQEMPEFNSNKVESYCKPILEIIDDNDKLVLLVEGIIEIITNALGDSIIERKIFDKKETTDLVLNEIKK, encoded by the coding sequence ATGATAGAAATTAGTTATTTTAGAGTTGGAATAGAGAATGTATATATACCATTGAGAATTGTTATAACGCAAAGAGATGATATAAAGAACGAAATAACTAAGGCTACCAATAATCAAAGTGAAGTTAAAAAGGAACAACTTGAAGCCTTATCAGAATTTCAAAGGAATTTAGAAGTCTTTTATCAGACGATAGATGAAAATGATTCTAACAAATTGTATTATGAAAGAAGAACTAATCAATATAATACACATAGTATTCAGAAAACAAGAATAATAGATATTCCAACGCAAATTAAAGTTTTCACATCTATGTTTTTGAATAATCCACATGGTGTCTCAGGTTACTATGGAACAATAGCAAAGAAAATGGGAAATAAAATATTTAAGCAAGGTCACAAACACCTACCATATTATACGAGTGCGTTAGCTTATTATAAATTAGAATCTTTGTTTAGAACTAATAGGATAGATAAATCAAACAAAAGAATGAGATATCACATATTAATGGCTATAAGAATAATAAGTACTAAAAATCAAGAAATGCCAGAGTTTAATAGTAATAAAGTTGAATCTTATTGTAAACCAATATTAGAAATAATAGACGATAATGATAAATTAGTTTTATTGGTTGAAGGCATAATTGAAATTATTACAAATGCATTAGGAGATAGTATTATAGAAAGGAAAATATTTGATAAAAAAGAGACTACCGATTTGGTATTAAACGAAATTAAAAAATAA
- a CDS encoding SEC-C metal-binding domain-containing protein: MSLYKEWTDMVVDYVKRKGEPAFWHDYGEIEKRVYTKLLSNHKDEVKGTMDELAKYFDVSNIYFMGFADGINDSLLDPIKLEETESDTKVDFKIDFEKLYFNMLDAKADYLYELPQWEGIFSKEKRREIQIAYRDSKMVVNNDKIGRNDTCPCGSGKKYKKCCGK; the protein is encoded by the coding sequence ATGAGTTTATATAAAGAGTGGACAGATATGGTGGTTGATTATGTTAAACGTAAAGGAGAACCTGCATTTTGGCATGATTATGGGGAAATAGAAAAACGTGTCTATACAAAATTATTATCAAACCATAAAGATGAAGTTAAGGGTACAATGGACGAGCTTGCAAAATACTTTGATGTATCTAACATATATTTCATGGGATTTGCTGATGGGATAAACGATAGTCTTTTAGACCCTATAAAACTAGAAGAAACTGAAAGTGATACAAAAGTAGATTTCAAAATAGATTTTGAAAAACTTTATTTCAATATGCTAGACGCAAAAGCAGATTATTTATATGAACTTCCACAATGGGAAGGGATTTTTTCAAAAGAAAAAAGAAGAGAAATTCAAATAGCTTATAGAGATTCCAAAATGGTGGTCAATAACGACAAAATCGGAAGAAATGACACTTGCCCCTGCGGAAGTGGGAAAAAATACAAAAAATGCTGTGGGAAATAA
- a CDS encoding GerMN domain-containing protein: protein MKKAIKILLCSLLVGSTMSFYGCEKKDEKSVTNKEKLQNLNLPLEKDGFIQLGVYFDGTKEGSDVGVVKDERLINKEELIGETIMQELVKGPTVKSELKPILPKETRILSFSIKDNIAYVNLSKEAKIDMTETKEKSCLKGISASLTQLSSVKKVKITVENRNIDTIGGNFDISKPFSKEDLIPIKK, encoded by the coding sequence ATGAAAAAAGCAATCAAAATATTATTATGTTCATTGCTAGTTGGCTCAACAATGTCATTTTATGGGTGCGAAAAAAAAGATGAGAAAAGTGTCACAAATAAAGAAAAGCTTCAAAATCTAAACCTGCCCCTAGAAAAAGATGGATTCATCCAATTGGGTGTTTATTTTGATGGCACTAAAGAGGGTTCTGATGTAGGAGTAGTTAAAGATGAGAGACTTATTAATAAAGAAGAACTTATCGGGGAAACTATTATGCAAGAACTTGTAAAAGGGCCTACTGTAAAAAGTGAGCTAAAACCAATACTTCCTAAAGAGACTAGGATATTAAGTTTTTCTATTAAAGATAATATTGCTTATGTTAATTTAAGTAAAGAAGCTAAAATAGATATGACAGAAACAAAAGAAAAAAGCTGTCTAAAAGGGATATCGGCGTCATTAACTCAATTGTCATCTGTAAAGAAAGTAAAGATAACAGTGGAAAATAGGAATATTGATACTATAGGTGGAAATTTTGATATATCAAAGCCTTTTAGTAAAGAGGACCTAATTCCAATTAAAAAATAA
- a CDS encoding ABC transporter ATP-binding protein, whose amino-acid sequence MNAIEIKNLTKSYGKARGITNVSFNVEQGEIFGFIGPNGAGKSTTIRTLLSLIYPTSGSATIFGKDCIEFGPEIRKEIGYLPSEIFYYDNMKVIDLLKYSASFYKKDCSKRITELAEIMDLDLNKKIDDLSFGNKKKVGIVQGLLHSPKLIILDEPTSGLDPLMQQKFFELLEEENKKGATILLSSHILSEVQRLCNRVAIIKEGKIIKVDKISTLQESNHKKIKIEVKSKIDDNYFKISGVANLDIKDNVVSFLFSGNINFIMKKISEIEISNLWIEEPDLEEIFMHYYEKED is encoded by the coding sequence ATGAATGCTATTGAAATCAAAAATTTGACTAAAAGTTATGGTAAAGCAAGAGGTATTACAAATGTAAGTTTTAATGTTGAACAAGGAGAAATCTTTGGTTTTATTGGACCTAACGGTGCAGGTAAATCAACAACGATAAGAACGTTATTATCTCTGATTTATCCTACTAGTGGTAGTGCTACAATTTTCGGTAAAGACTGTATAGAATTTGGTCCTGAGATAAGGAAGGAAATAGGATATTTACCGTCAGAAATTTTTTATTATGATAATATGAAAGTTATTGATTTACTAAAGTATTCTGCTAGTTTTTACAAGAAAGATTGTAGCAAAAGAATTACAGAACTAGCTGAGATAATGGATCTTGACCTCAATAAGAAAATTGATGATTTATCTTTTGGGAATAAAAAGAAAGTGGGTATTGTTCAAGGCCTGCTACACTCACCTAAACTTATTATACTTGATGAGCCCACTAGTGGACTTGACCCGCTTATGCAACAAAAATTCTTTGAGCTTCTTGAGGAGGAGAACAAAAAAGGTGCAACAATTTTACTTTCTTCTCATATTTTAAGTGAGGTCCAGAGGCTATGCAATCGTGTTGCAATTATTAAAGAGGGGAAAATAATAAAGGTTGATAAGATTAGTACATTACAAGAAAGTAACCATAAAAAAATTAAAATTGAGGTAAAATCAAAAATAGATGATAATTATTTTAAAATCAGTGGAGTCGCCAATTTAGATATAAAGGATAATGTAGTAAGCTTTTTGTTTAGTGGTAATATTAATTTTATTATGAAAAAGATTTCGGAAATAGAAATAAGTAATCTTTGGATTGAAGAGCCAGACCTCGAAGAGATCTTTATGCATTACTATGAAAAGGAGGACTAA
- a CDS encoding TIGR04076 family protein: MKKWYDEEYEFEIEVTGFLRSDHTERYCRNGEEVGDKYTCTYGCPINSDGQGICSKVMMIMFPIMESVRSGGDLENIGGNGKYSKDVVCPDGCVMFRLTAKKLDNENFYKGKFFD, encoded by the coding sequence ATGAAAAAATGGTATGATGAGGAGTACGAATTTGAAATTGAGGTAACTGGGTTTCTTCGCAGTGACCATACAGAGCGATACTGCCGAAACGGCGAAGAAGTGGGGGATAAGTATACCTGCACCTATGGCTGTCCCATAAATTCGGATGGACAGGGTATCTGTTCCAAGGTTATGATGATTATGTTCCCAATCATGGAGTCGGTCAGAAGTGGCGGAGATTTAGAGAACATTGGCGGAAATGGTAAATATAGCAAGGACGTTGTATGCCCAGATGGCTGCGTCATGTTCAGGCTGACGGCAAAGAAACTTGACAATGAGAATTTTTATAAGGGGAAGTTTTTTGATTAG
- a CDS encoding PadR family transcriptional regulator: MPRKDSIDIGELTDSAFYILSSVTEEKHGYLIMKTIENLTNNEVTIGPASLYTTLKKLLAAELVELNSDTDENKKVYKITNKGREMLIKEIERKKQMVKFAQNFLN; this comes from the coding sequence ATGCCAAGAAAAGATTCTATTGATATTGGGGAACTAACAGATTCTGCTTTTTATATTTTATCTAGTGTTACTGAGGAAAAGCATGGATATCTAATTATGAAAACTATTGAGAACCTTACTAATAATGAAGTTACTATTGGTCCTGCATCACTTTATACAACACTGAAAAAGCTTTTAGCAGCAGAGTTGGTGGAGTTAAATTCTGACACAGATGAAAATAAAAAAGTATATAAAATAACAAATAAAGGACGAGAGATGCTCATAAAAGAGATTGAGCGTAAAAAACAGATGGTTAAATTTGCTCAAAATTTTTTAAATTAG
- a CDS encoding ABC transporter permease subunit produces the protein MNVFIVEMRAHRKGLIIWAFGILFMVIAGMGKYVALSASGQSMNDLFDQMPKSMQTIFGIGSFDLSKASGYYGMLFLYLALMATIHAAMLGADIISKEERDKTAEFLLSKPISRNKIITSKLLAAFVNVLIFNIITLVSSIIVVGKYSKGEAVTTEIVILMSGMFVLQLIFMFIGTAIAAISENPKTATSISTAVLLITYMLSMAIDLSGKFKNVKYFTPFKYYEAKNLINGGGFQLSFVVLSIIIISATISITYVFYKKRDLSI, from the coding sequence ATGAATGTATTTATTGTAGAGATGAGGGCCCATAGAAAAGGGCTTATTATATGGGCTTTTGGTATTTTATTTATGGTTATTGCTGGTATGGGCAAATATGTTGCATTATCAGCCTCAGGTCAGTCAATGAATGATTTATTTGATCAAATGCCAAAATCTATGCAAACAATCTTTGGTATAGGTAGTTTTGATTTGTCAAAGGCTAGTGGTTATTATGGAATGCTCTTTTTATATTTGGCGCTTATGGCAACTATTCATGCTGCTATGCTTGGGGCTGATATAATTTCAAAAGAAGAGAGAGATAAAACTGCAGAGTTTCTACTTTCAAAACCTATTTCAAGAAATAAAATCATAACATCAAAACTATTGGCAGCCTTTGTGAATGTTTTAATATTTAATATTATTACTTTGGTTTCTTCGATCATTGTGGTAGGGAAATACAGTAAAGGGGAAGCAGTAACCACAGAGATAGTAATCTTAATGAGCGGAATGTTTGTTTTGCAGCTTATATTTATGTTTATTGGCACGGCCATAGCTGCAATAAGCGAAAATCCAAAGACTGCAACATCAATATCTACAGCAGTTCTTTTAATAACGTATATGTTATCTATGGCAATAGACTTAAGCGGTAAATTTAAAAATGTTAAATACTTTACACCATTCAAATATTATGAAGCTAAGAATTTGATTAATGGTGGTGGTTTTCAATTGAGTTTTGTAGTTTTATCAATTATAATTATTTCAGCAACCATAAGCATCACATATGTGTTTTATAAGAAAAGAGACTTGAGCATATAG
- a CDS encoding MBL fold metallo-hydrolase, whose translation MIFCPLYSGSSGNSIFVASENTKILVDAGMPGKSIESALKEINQDPNDIDGIFITHEHSDHIKGAGIISRRYNIPIYANENTWEAMKIKIGKIKENNIKIINNNSVDIKDMHIINYNISHDAAAPIGYALYSGNKKACIATDLGYFSDEVKNMIKDADVILLESNHDVEMVKFGPYPYPLKRRILSNMGHLSNDACGKAIVEIMNDKQKHIFLGHLSKTNNYPDLAYQTVVNILKENHIEIGRDISLNLARRDMPSDVINF comes from the coding sequence ATGATATTCTGTCCATTATATAGTGGAAGTAGCGGAAATAGCATATTTGTAGCGTCAGAAAATACAAAAATTTTAGTTGACGCTGGTATGCCAGGTAAAAGCATTGAAAGCGCACTTAAAGAAATAAACCAAGATCCTAATGATATTGATGGCATTTTTATTACTCATGAACATTCTGACCACATAAAGGGTGCAGGAATTATTTCTAGAAGATATAATATACCGATATATGCCAATGAGAATACTTGGGAAGCTATGAAAATCAAGATAGGTAAGATAAAAGAAAATAATATAAAAATCATCAATAATAATTCTGTGGATATAAAAGACATGCATATAATAAATTATAATATATCACATGATGCGGCAGCGCCTATAGGATATGCTTTATATAGTGGTAATAAGAAGGCATGCATAGCTACAGATTTAGGATATTTCTCTGATGAAGTAAAGAATATGATAAAAGATGCAGATGTAATTCTACTCGAGAGTAATCATGATGTGGAAATGGTGAAATTTGGTCCATATCCGTATCCGTTGAAAAGAAGAATATTAAGTAATATGGGACATCTATCCAATGATGCATGTGGGAAAGCTATAGTAGAAATAATGAATGATAAGCAAAAACATATTTTTTTGGGACATTTGAGTAAAACTAATAATTATCCTGATTTAGCCTATCAAACAGTGGTCAATATACTCAAAGAAAATCATATTGAAATAGGTAGGGATATTTCTTTGAATTTAGCTAGAAGAGATATGCCAAGTGATGTAATCAACTTTTAA
- a CDS encoding ABC transporter permease subunit, whose protein sequence is MNMFLHELKTYRKSTIIWTCSLITLVILFLSMFPAFSKEAEAFKEIMKGFPEPVRKAMGFSVDSMSSILGFYSYMFLYTTLCGAIQAMNLGTSIVSKEVGAKTADFLLTRPVTRRAIMTSKLMAALTCLVITNIIYLLASSIMVSIVSTKDYSYKLFFMISITLFFVQIMFLALGIIISVVMPKIKSVLPISLGTVFTFFIIGMFAATSGDAAMRYVTPFKYFDANYIMKNSSYEVSFSIIGIGFIAFAITASYFIYSKKDVHAA, encoded by the coding sequence ATGAATATGTTTCTTCATGAATTAAAGACTTATAGGAAATCCACTATTATATGGACTTGTTCTTTAATAACACTTGTTATTCTTTTCTTATCAATGTTCCCCGCTTTTTCAAAGGAAGCTGAGGCATTTAAAGAAATAATGAAAGGATTTCCAGAGCCAGTAAGAAAAGCAATGGGATTCTCTGTAGATAGTATGTCTTCTATTTTAGGGTTTTACTCCTATATGTTTTTATATACAACACTTTGTGGTGCCATTCAAGCTATGAATCTAGGAACCTCCATTGTATCAAAGGAAGTTGGCGCAAAAACAGCAGATTTTCTTTTAACTAGGCCTGTTACTCGCAGGGCGATTATGACATCAAAGCTAATGGCTGCATTAACCTGTCTTGTAATTACTAATATAATCTACTTGTTAGCTTCTAGCATTATGGTGTCCATTGTTTCAACAAAAGACTATAGTTACAAGCTATTTTTTATGATTTCTATTACATTGTTTTTCGTTCAGATTATGTTTCTTGCTTTGGGGATTATAATTTCAGTTGTGATGCCAAAGATTAAATCGGTGCTACCTATTTCCCTTGGTACTGTATTTACATTTTTCATTATTGGTATGTTTGCAGCTACATCGGGAGATGCTGCCATGCGTTACGTTACTCCTTTTAAGTATTTTGACGCAAATTACATCATGAAAAATTCAAGTTATGAGGTTTCATTTAGTATAATAGGAATAGGATTTATTGCGTTTGCAATTACTGCCAGCTATTTTATATATTCTAAAAAAGATGTTCATGCTGCTTAG
- a CDS encoding TetR/AcrR family transcriptional regulator, which yields MYQIFYKLDEEKQNRIINAGTNIFSIKDYKHASTDDIAAEAKISKGSLFQYFKNKKSLFIFLYEYAMKNYEKKVYEKFNFDEKDYFKMLTQSLNFTMVLLEKYPYMYKFVIKASCEKMPEIADSMKEINDKIEEKMYKQMFEKIDLNKFKDGTDIEKLNKMIGWCSEGIWNEGVKNHSSMSEMYEQALDIYDFYKNAVYKEEYL from the coding sequence ATGTATCAGATCTTTTATAAATTGGATGAAGAAAAACAAAATAGAATTATTAATGCAGGGACGAATATATTTTCTATAAAGGACTATAAACATGCATCAACAGACGATATTGCAGCGGAGGCTAAAATTTCCAAAGGTTCATTATTTCAATATTTTAAGAACAAAAAGTCATTATTTATTTTTTTATATGAATATGCTATGAAGAATTATGAGAAAAAAGTGTACGAAAAGTTTAATTTTGATGAGAAAGATTATTTTAAAATGCTTACGCAAAGTCTGAATTTTACAATGGTTCTTTTAGAAAAATATCCTTATATGTATAAATTTGTGATTAAAGCGAGTTGCGAAAAAATGCCAGAGATTGCTGACTCAATGAAAGAAATCAATGATAAAATCGAAGAAAAAATGTATAAGCAAATGTTTGAAAAAATCGATTTAAATAAGTTCAAAGATGGCACGGATATTGAAAAGCTAAATAAAATGATTGGATGGTGTTCAGAAGGAATCTGGAACGAAGGTGTTAAAAATCATTCAAGTATGAGCGAAATGTATGAACAGGCACTTGATATTTATGATTTTTATAAAAATGCAGTATACAAGGAGGAATATCTATAA
- a CDS encoding putative holin-like toxin, translating to MSNDTLMLLFTAGIFLIALLTFIVLLIEKNLKKIVAPPRNWMLLFLFSAFLIYIILNFHEK from the coding sequence ATGAGTAACGATACATTAATGTTGCTATTTACAGCAGGTATATTCTTAATAGCATTATTAACATTTATAGTGTTGCTTATAGAAAAAAATCTCAAAAAAATAGTAGCCCCACCTCGCAATTGGATGCTACTGTTTTTATTTTCTGCATTTCTTATTTATATTATATTAAATTTTCATGAAAAATAA
- the rlmH gene encoding 23S rRNA (pseudouridine(1915)-N(3))-methyltransferase RlmH, which translates to MNITIICVGKIKEKYLKSAIDEYTKRLSRYCKLNIIELSDEKTPDNASEKEEVIIKDKEGEAIVRSIKDNMFVIALELNGKTLSSVELSNYIRDLGIRGDSNIAFVIGGSLGLSKAVLERANYKLCFSKMTFPHQLFRVMLLEQVYRGFRIISGEPYHK; encoded by the coding sequence ATGAATATAACTATAATTTGTGTAGGAAAAATAAAAGAAAAGTATTTAAAAAGTGCTATAGATGAATATACAAAAAGATTATCTAGATATTGTAAACTTAATATAATTGAATTAAGTGATGAAAAAACTCCTGATAATGCCTCTGAAAAGGAAGAGGTTATAATAAAGGACAAAGAAGGAGAGGCAATAGTTAGAAGCATAAAGGATAATATGTTTGTAATTGCTCTAGAGCTAAATGGAAAGACGTTATCCTCAGTGGAGTTGTCCAATTATATAAGGGATTTAGGTATAAGAGGTGACAGTAATATAGCTTTTGTTATTGGAGGTTCATTGGGACTATCTAAGGCTGTTTTAGAAAGAGCTAATTACAAATTATGTTTTTCAAAGATGACTTTTCCACATCAATTATTTAGAGTAATGCTACTGGAACAGGTTTATAGAGGGTTTAGAATAATAAGTGGGGAACCGTACCATAAGTAA
- a CDS encoding UDP-N-acetylglucosamine 1-carboxyvinyltransferase has translation MDKLVINGGRRIFGQVEISGAKNAAVAILPVAIIASKGKCIIENIPNIEDVNCIERILENLGCEIKREKNSVSIDSTNITSIDANTEDVRRMRASYYLIGALLARFKKARVELPGGCPIGVRPIDQHIKGFEALGATVVIENGAVNIQADKLIGTSIYFDVVSVGATINVMAASTLAEGTTILENSAKEPHVVDVANFLNSMGANIKGAGTDVIRIIGVKELTGCNYSVIPDQIEAGTFMIAAAACGGEVTINNVIPKHLESISAKLMEMGADVHEGGDSVTVKSEGRLKAVNIKTLPYPGFPTDVQQPMNTLLSVSEGRSIINESIWEARFKHVDELKKMGANIKVEGSVATVDGVDKLIGKVVIASDLRAGAALVIAGLIAEGTTEILGIEHIDRGYPNIEEKFRSIGADIKRVTM, from the coding sequence ATGGATAAATTGGTAATTAACGGAGGCCGACGTATTTTTGGTCAGGTAGAAATAAGTGGTGCAAAAAATGCAGCAGTAGCAATTTTACCAGTAGCTATAATAGCAAGTAAGGGTAAATGTATCATTGAAAATATTCCTAATATAGAAGATGTAAATTGTATAGAAAGAATATTGGAAAATTTAGGCTGTGAAATTAAAAGAGAAAAAAATTCAGTTTCTATAGATAGTACAAATATAACTAGCATTGATGCTAACACAGAAGATGTAAGAAGAATGAGAGCTTCCTATTATTTGATTGGTGCGCTTTTAGCTAGGTTTAAAAAGGCTAGGGTAGAGCTTCCGGGGGGGTGCCCTATAGGTGTAAGACCTATAGATCAACATATAAAAGGGTTTGAAGCACTTGGAGCAACAGTAGTTATTGAGAATGGTGCTGTAAACATTCAGGCAGATAAACTAATTGGAACTAGTATTTATTTTGATGTTGTTAGTGTAGGTGCAACAATAAATGTAATGGCCGCTTCAACGCTTGCAGAAGGTACAACTATTTTAGAAAATTCTGCAAAAGAACCACATGTTGTTGACGTAGCTAACTTTTTAAACTCTATGGGAGCTAATATTAAAGGGGCAGGTACGGATGTTATAAGAATTATAGGTGTAAAAGAATTAACAGGATGCAACTATAGTGTAATTCCAGATCAAATTGAGGCAGGTACTTTTATGATAGCAGCTGCTGCTTGTGGTGGGGAAGTAACTATAAATAATGTTATTCCAAAACATCTTGAATCAATTTCAGCAAAGCTTATGGAAATGGGAGCAGATGTACATGAAGGTGGAGATAGTGTTACTGTTAAATCTGAAGGAAGACTGAAGGCTGTAAATATTAAGACTTTGCCTTATCCTGGATTTCCAACGGATGTCCAACAACCAATGAACACATTGTTATCTGTTTCAGAGGGTAGAAGCATAATAAATGAAAGCATTTGGGAAGCTAGATTTAAGCATGTGGACGAGCTTAAAAAAATGGGCGCTAATATAAAGGTTGAAGGAAGTGTCGCTACGGTAGATGGCGTAGATAAACTTATAGGGAAAGTAGTTATTGCATCAGATTTAAGAGCGGGAGCAGCTTTGGTTATAGCGGGGCTTATAGCAGAAGGTACTACAGAAATTTTAGGCATAGAGCATATTGATAGAGGATATCCAAATATTGAAGAAAAATTTAGAAGCATAGGGGCGGATATAAAAAGAGTTACTATGTAA
- a CDS encoding TetR/AcrR family transcriptional regulator, with protein sequence MPKVSEEYIEERRKFIMQCASNIYEEKPLYKITMRDIIKETGFSQGNVYRYFKSVLEIFIALANQKQQPFYNRSMILEIINAEESAKEKIYSLFELIGAYIDHVLEEIGPKMYYELSNQANADLSLWQEIGNKLYFKEVMNDMIQQSVAYVSSEIDSGRMLPEEDLYNIIQYIGIVIDGIVNHVALQKMNHLNEINVKMMIKILADSVIQMLNIKD encoded by the coding sequence ATGCCAAAAGTATCAGAAGAGTATATTGAAGAACGAAGAAAATTTATTATGCAATGTGCGAGTAATATTTATGAAGAAAAACCACTCTATAAGATTACAATGAGGGATATTATTAAAGAAACTGGTTTTAGTCAAGGAAATGTATATAGATATTTTAAGTCTGTGCTTGAGATATTTATTGCATTGGCAAATCAAAAACAACAACCATTTTATAATCGGTCTATGATTTTGGAAATTATAAATGCAGAGGAGTCAGCAAAGGAAAAGATTTATAGCTTATTTGAGCTTATTGGAGCATATATAGATCATGTCCTAGAAGAAATAGGGCCAAAGATGTATTATGAGCTTTCTAATCAAGCAAACGCTGATTTGAGCTTATGGCAAGAGATAGGAAATAAGTTATATTTTAAAGAAGTAATGAATGATATGATTCAACAAAGTGTTGCCTATGTATCTAGTGAAATAGACTCAGGAAGAATGCTACCGGAAGAGGATTTATATAATATTATTCAGTATATAGGTATAGTGATAGATGGTATAGTAAATCATGTAGCATTGCAAAAAATGAATCATTTAAATGAGATTAATGTTAAGATGATGATAAAAATACTAGCAGATTCAGTTATTCAAATGTTAAATATAAAAGATTAA
- a CDS encoding DUF2812 domain-containing protein, translated as MKSKYVMISGLAFNEEGDMEKLKNYASQGWILEDIVGGFFYKLRKDKPQNIVYNLDYQTETNEEYFTIFKEAGWKLVVSIENYMHIFSAQAGTKPIYSDCESEIDKYTSIRNRTRKGTLYSLIIAIALMGLLVVSLIVIKPIFLIILGLLIIDIFIFVFNFMPYLAYNSIIKQIKKYGKCNSKAIDNKSLWKLYAIAGVLWLAIGIWHLIGKQYFSAVFFIIFGAFLIFSSSDYFKKYKKSL; from the coding sequence ATGAAAAGTAAATATGTAATGATTAGTGGACTTGCCTTTAATGAAGAAGGTGATATGGAAAAACTAAAAAATTATGCAAGTCAAGGTTGGATATTAGAAGACATAGTAGGGGGCTTTTTCTATAAACTAAGAAAAGATAAGCCTCAAAACATAGTATATAACCTAGATTACCAAACAGAGACAAATGAAGAATACTTCACTATATTTAAAGAAGCAGGATGGAAACTTGTTGTTTCTATAGAAAATTATATGCACATTTTTTCAGCACAAGCTGGAACTAAACCTATTTATAGTGATTGTGAATCAGAAATAGATAAATATACAAGTATAAGAAATCGAACAAGAAAAGGAACTCTATATTCTTTAATAATAGCTATAGCACTAATGGGGTTGCTAGTTGTTTCCTTAATTGTTATTAAACCTATATTTTTGATTATCCTTGGATTATTAATAATTGATATATTTATATTTGTCTTTAATTTTATGCCTTATTTAGCATATAATTCAATAATTAAGCAAATAAAAAAATATGGTAAGTGTAATAGTAAAGCAATAGATAATAAAAGTTTATGGAAATTATATGCAATTGCAGGCGTTCTATGGTTAGCTATAGGAATATGGCATTTAATTGGGAAACAATATTTTTCAGCAGTATTTTTTATAATTTTTGGTGCTTTTTTAATTTTTTCAAGTTCAGACTACTTTAAGAAATATAAAAAGTCTTTATAA